One Halosegnis longus DNA window includes the following coding sequences:
- the pyk gene encoding pyruvate kinase, translating to MSPSPVSIVATLGPASDERSQIAALADAGVSIARLNASHGETADRATAIEHVRSVDAERDDTLAVMLDLPGPEIRTAPTDESVHIESGSELRLTTGDAVTATEVGVSQSLSGVEPGDRVLLDDGRIETTVERVDGETVIVTVDDGGDLGSRKGVNVPRVDLGLDVVTERDERELDLAAEAEVDFVAASFVRDGDDVYRIIEALEARDAEIPVVAKIERADAVANLDSIVETADGVMVARGDLGVECPLETVPLIQKRIIRRCHAAGVPVITATEMLDSMVTAGRPTRAEATDVANAVLDGTDAVMLSGETAIGDHPTHVVETMDRIVRDVTDSEEYAELREQRVPGAGESATDALARSARYLARDVGASTIVVASESGYTARKVAKYRPETPIVAATPDDSVRRRLVLSGNVTPVRVDLSGDGADAVIHDAIAAALDSGIAASGETVVALAGMMNDISGVDTTNTLKIHTAAAVLATGRVAVGGYRTAPVHRVERDLAEVPDGAIAVLDGDFDDDLTGEIPALAGIIDARGGLTSYAAVLARELGVPMVVETALPDDVADGTTVTVDANRGVVYEGRVDRGHADLPAGAGQ from the coding sequence ATGTCCCCATCGCCCGTCAGTATCGTCGCGACGCTCGGGCCGGCGTCCGACGAGCGGAGTCAGATTGCGGCGCTTGCCGACGCCGGCGTCTCCATCGCGCGGCTCAACGCCAGCCACGGCGAGACCGCCGACCGCGCGACGGCAATCGAACACGTCCGCAGCGTCGACGCCGAGCGCGACGACACGCTCGCCGTGATGCTCGATTTGCCCGGCCCGGAGATTCGGACCGCACCCACCGACGAGTCGGTCCACATCGAGTCGGGGAGCGAACTCCGACTCACGACCGGCGACGCCGTCACCGCGACCGAGGTCGGGGTGTCGCAGTCGCTGTCGGGGGTCGAGCCGGGCGACCGCGTGCTGCTCGACGACGGTCGCATCGAGACGACGGTCGAGCGCGTCGACGGAGAGACCGTCATCGTCACCGTCGACGACGGCGGCGACCTCGGCAGCCGGAAGGGGGTGAACGTCCCGCGCGTGGACCTCGGACTCGACGTGGTCACCGAGCGCGACGAGCGGGAACTCGACCTCGCGGCCGAGGCCGAAGTCGACTTCGTGGCGGCCTCCTTCGTGCGCGACGGCGACGACGTGTACCGCATCATCGAGGCGTTGGAGGCGCGCGACGCCGAGATACCGGTCGTCGCGAAAATCGAGCGCGCCGACGCCGTCGCGAACCTCGACTCCATCGTGGAGACGGCGGACGGCGTGATGGTGGCACGCGGCGACCTCGGCGTCGAGTGCCCGCTGGAGACGGTTCCACTCATCCAAAAGCGCATCATCCGGCGGTGTCACGCGGCCGGCGTCCCGGTCATCACGGCGACGGAGATGCTCGACTCGATGGTGACGGCCGGCCGACCGACGCGGGCCGAGGCGACCGACGTTGCCAACGCCGTGCTCGACGGAACGGACGCCGTCATGCTGTCGGGCGAGACGGCCATCGGCGACCACCCGACACACGTCGTGGAGACGATGGACCGCATCGTCCGGGACGTGACCGACAGCGAGGAGTACGCCGAACTCCGCGAGCAGCGCGTTCCGGGCGCGGGAGAGTCGGCGACGGACGCGCTCGCCCGGTCGGCTCGCTATCTCGCCCGCGACGTTGGAGCCTCCACCATCGTCGTCGCCTCGGAGTCCGGCTACACCGCGCGCAAGGTGGCGAAGTACCGACCCGAAACGCCCATCGTCGCCGCGACGCCCGACGACAGCGTCCGCCGCCGGCTGGTGTTGAGCGGCAACGTCACGCCGGTCCGGGTGGACCTCTCCGGCGACGGGGCCGACGCCGTCATCCACGACGCCATCGCCGCCGCGCTCGATTCGGGGATTGCGGCCTCAGGCGAGACGGTCGTCGCGCTCGCGGGGATGATGAACGACATCAGCGGCGTCGACACGACGAACACGCTGAAGATACACACCGCCGCGGCCGTGCTCGCGACCGGGCGCGTCGCCGTCGGCGGCTACCGGACCGCCCCGGTCCACCGGGTCGAACGCGACCTCGCCGAGGTGCCGGACGGCGCGATTGCCGTCCTCGACGGCGACTTCGACGACGACCTCACCGGCGAGATACCGGCCCTCGCGGGCATCATCGACGCGCGGGGCGGGCTGACGAGCTACGCGGCCGTGCTCGCGCGCGAACTCGGGGTTCCGATGGTCGTGGAGACCGCGCTGCCCGACGACGTGGCAGACGGGACGACCGTCACCGTGGACGCGAACCGCGGGGTCGTCTACGAGGGGCGTGTAGACCGCGGCCACGCCGACCTGCCCGCCGGCGCGGGTCAGTAG
- a CDS encoding ABC transporter permease, translated as MSWRVIARNDLRAARRARGTWGLVAVFLLAYLGLAGAFLYGTPEFTPYVDVLGFAFALLVPLLAIVSGYESVIGERTSGAAALTLSFPHSRLDLAVGKVVARTAVIAGAIALGTLLSGVVTAVAFGGFDPLALLGLGVVSIAYAAVFVALATGLSMGLATTRRVITAAFGAYLGLVVFWTQFVDIVALILFRMNAAVIAADSPTWAVLAKFLSPNVSASYLLGEVVNVGPVPAVAVQNEAWFVSPAVAVVVLAAWGLVPFAVGYRRFRRSDL; from the coding sequence GTGAGCTGGCGCGTCATCGCGCGCAACGACCTCCGGGCCGCGCGCCGCGCCCGCGGGACGTGGGGACTGGTCGCCGTCTTCCTGCTCGCGTATCTTGGACTCGCTGGCGCGTTCCTCTACGGAACGCCGGAGTTCACGCCGTACGTCGACGTGCTCGGCTTCGCGTTCGCGCTGTTGGTTCCACTGTTGGCCATCGTCTCCGGCTACGAGTCGGTCATCGGCGAGCGCACGTCCGGTGCGGCCGCGCTTACCCTCTCGTTTCCCCACTCGCGGCTCGACCTCGCGGTCGGGAAGGTCGTCGCCAGAACCGCCGTCATCGCGGGCGCTATCGCGCTCGGAACGCTGCTCTCGGGGGTCGTTACGGCGGTCGCGTTCGGCGGCTTCGACCCGCTCGCGCTGCTCGGTCTCGGCGTCGTCTCGATAGCCTACGCCGCCGTGTTCGTCGCGCTCGCGACGGGGTTGTCGATGGGGTTGGCGACGACGCGACGGGTCATCACCGCGGCGTTCGGTGCGTATCTCGGACTCGTCGTCTTCTGGACGCAGTTCGTCGATATCGTCGCGCTCATCCTCTTCCGGATGAACGCCGCCGTCATCGCCGCCGACTCGCCGACGTGGGCGGTGCTCGCGAAGTTCCTCTCGCCGAACGTCTCGGCGTCGTATCTGCTCGGCGAGGTCGTGAACGTCGGTCCGGTGCCGGCGGTCGCAGTGCAGAACGAGGCGTGGTTCGTCTCGCCGGCCGTCGCCGTCGTCGTTCTCGCGGCGTGGGGACTGGTCCCCTTCGCCGTCGGCTACCGACGGTTCCGACGGAGCGACCTCTAA
- a CDS encoding AAA family ATPase, producing the protein MDISETSAACGEVLDTLRGAIIADDAFFEDILLGLLSRGHVLIEDVPGTGKTLTARSMATALGLSFSRIQFTPDLLPSDVTGTTIYDEGTGEFEFSEGPIFANVVLADEINRAPPKTQAALLEAMEEEQVTVDGTTYELPSPFFLVATQNPVEQSGNFPLPEAQLDRFSVKTSMGYPDTDGEIELLKRRLDRMEQSPSVETVLDTERVVGARDAPEQVRIEEDLLAYMVDVTQATRSDRRVEVGVSPRGTQRLLEATRAAATLADRDFVTPDDVKRVATPVLAHRLVLTPDATVENIDKRDVLADVLDRVEVPTV; encoded by the coding sequence ATGGACATCTCCGAGACGAGTGCGGCCTGTGGGGAGGTACTCGACACGCTCCGTGGCGCGATTATCGCCGACGACGCCTTCTTCGAGGATATCCTGCTCGGGCTGCTCTCGCGCGGCCACGTCCTCATCGAGGACGTTCCCGGCACCGGCAAGACCCTGACCGCGCGGTCGATGGCGACCGCGCTCGGGCTCTCCTTTTCCCGCATCCAGTTCACGCCCGACCTGCTCCCCTCGGACGTGACGGGCACCACAATCTACGACGAGGGAACCGGCGAGTTCGAGTTCTCCGAGGGACCCATCTTCGCGAACGTCGTCCTCGCCGACGAGATCAACCGCGCGCCGCCGAAGACGCAGGCCGCGCTGCTGGAAGCGATGGAGGAAGAACAGGTCACCGTCGACGGGACGACCTACGAACTCCCGAGCCCGTTCTTCCTCGTCGCGACGCAAAACCCCGTCGAGCAGTCGGGTAACTTCCCGCTGCCGGAGGCGCAACTGGACCGCTTCAGCGTGAAGACCTCGATGGGGTATCCCGACACCGACGGCGAAATCGAACTGCTGAAGCGCCGTCTCGACCGTATGGAGCAGTCGCCGTCCGTCGAGACGGTGCTCGACACCGAGCGCGTGGTCGGGGCGCGTGACGCCCCCGAACAGGTCCGCATCGAGGAGGACTTGCTCGCGTACATGGTCGACGTGACGCAGGCCACCCGGAGCGACCGCCGTGTCGAGGTTGGCGTCTCGCCCCGCGGAACCCAACGACTGCTCGAGGCGACGCGGGCGGCCGCGACGCTCGCGGACCGCGACTTCGTCACCCCCGACGACGTGAAGCGCGTCGCGACGCCGGTGCTCGCCCACCGACTCGTGTTGACGCCGGACGCGACCGTCGAGAACATCGACAAGCGAGACGTGCTCGCGGACGTGTTAGACCGCGTGGAAGTGCCGACCGTTTAG
- a CDS encoding outer membrane protein assembly factor BamB family protein: MAGRNVRMHNPTHRFDTSAETAPTSTPTVVWSHEFQDPVYGTAVWGDIVYVSVGERVVAIDQGGNSQWQINTDGVVDSSPAVVDGTVFVGATDCVYALDAATGRKQWRFQINQISSSPAVVDDTVFVGAANRVYALDAATGREQWSFRTDGSTESSPTVIDGTVFIGAAYRVYALDAATGHKQWDFRSGEVASSPAIANGTVVIGNKYSHVYALDVATGREQWTFEADGENPSSPTVADDTVFIGSGSVDDFEGHIYALDAATGRKQWDAQTSGWRYPSVTVVDTTALVGSNDSYVYAFDTATGRKQWDFETDGVEVHSSVAVVDGTLFVASQGSSAPHLSEAKNHRIYALGGSDRSGSKSQLYQRCSECGASLSEHDDPSFCPECGAKTR, from the coding sequence ATGGCTGGCCGGAACGTGCGGATGCACAATCCGACCCATCGATTCGACACATCAGCAGAGACAGCTCCGACCAGCACTCCTACTGTGGTGTGGTCCCACGAGTTCCAAGACCCCGTGTATGGAACAGCTGTCTGGGGCGATATCGTATACGTGAGTGTCGGCGAGCGTGTCGTGGCGATTGACCAAGGTGGTAACTCACAGTGGCAAATTAACACTGATGGCGTCGTGGACTCATCGCCGGCGGTAGTGGATGGCACGGTCTTCGTCGGGGCCACCGATTGCGTCTACGCGCTGGATGCAGCCACTGGACGCAAACAGTGGAGGTTTCAGATTAATCAAATTTCTTCGTCACCGGCGGTGGTGGACGACACGGTCTTCGTCGGGGCCGCCAATCGCGTCTACGCGCTGGATGCAGCCACTGGACGCGAGCAGTGGAGCTTCCGGACTGATGGAAGCACAGAGTCGTCACCGACAGTGATAGACGGCACGGTCTTCATCGGAGCCGCCTATCGTGTCTATGCGCTGGATGCAGCCACTGGACACAAACAGTGGGATTTCCGGAGTGGTGAGGTGGCTTCGTCACCGGCGATAGCCAACGGCACTGTCGTTATCGGGAACAAATACAGTCATGTGTACGCACTAGATGTGGCCACTGGTCGTGAGCAGTGGACGTTCGAGGCTGACGGAGAGAATCCATCGTCGCCGACGGTGGCGGATGACACTGTCTTCATCGGGAGTGGGAGCGTTGACGACTTCGAGGGCCACATCTACGCGCTGGACGCAGCCACTGGACGCAAGCAGTGGGATGCTCAGACATCTGGATGGCGGTATCCATCGGTGACGGTGGTGGATACCACCGCTTTAGTTGGAAGTAACGACAGTTACGTCTACGCCTTTGATACAGCCACTGGACGCAAGCAGTGGGACTTCGAGACTGACGGGGTGGAAGTGCACTCGTCGGTGGCAGTGGTCGACGGTACCCTCTTCGTGGCGAGTCAGGGATCGAGCGCACCACATCTATCGGAAGCAAAGAACCACCGTATATACGCGCTGGGCGGATCGGACCGGAGCGGGTCGAAATCACAACTGTATCAGCGTTGCTCGGAGTGTGGAGCATCTCTGTCCGAGCACGACGATCCGTCATTTTGCCCGGAGTGCGGTGCTAAAACGAGGTGA
- a CDS encoding ATPase, T2SS/T4P/T4SS family, producing the protein MEIPPPVAPDDPEAWYAPEVRAQYTLSPGVVATVREQSTGAPFAYAVREPSLSPDSRDALAALADQLTDARPDTPRTTTGVREQFDAPLPASWREARDRAHDGPPASTRRLDYHLRATYRGLDELTPLALDSRIEAVDTGETVAVHTERFAPAVTEFEADADRVARLASERLARDTVSFCGYEIPVVRYRDDTLGTDSFTRKYAVDEPPLRAGDRDRIDRCRRHLLATADEFDTADPDAVRARAAVFFRRDLSAATPATWLATARDRVRDLLADHGLAAPAVEAPVPPDRLDALCYYVLRAFVGEGRLTIPLRDERVETVAATTDGRVTVRHRGDEDRTRRLPTNIAFDADGLREQVRRLAAAGGTDLSARRPTATVTVRPQGTDAVLDCTLGLARTTDAGPQLSVRRRPADPPTAPDLVAEDRLPADVAALCWLLAENRGRVAVVGERGAGKTTLLNALLPFVPHDRRPVVAGDTAGVAVPHESSLRLATHAHADSERRVTTADVGEELAALNPAVTVLDDVDGPARGDLLAERLTAGGGVIATLDARSPDALASRLDAWTDGAAAARALDTVLVTRHVDGKRRVTAVGYFAGGDDPSWTELWSRDGGEGVSLDGRLSRRLASRTDQSTADIETDLARKRRYVEYLVDEGIDTQAALFDFLADLHEAEAATVERVGHRRDAYR; encoded by the coding sequence GTGGAGATACCACCCCCCGTTGCCCCGGACGACCCCGAGGCGTGGTACGCCCCCGAGGTCCGCGCACAGTATACACTCTCGCCGGGCGTCGTCGCGACGGTTCGCGAGCAGTCGACCGGTGCGCCGTTCGCCTACGCGGTGCGCGAGCCGTCGCTCTCGCCCGACAGCCGGGACGCGCTCGCGGCCCTGGCCGACCAACTCACTGACGCGCGCCCGGACACGCCGCGAACCACGACCGGCGTGCGCGAACAGTTCGACGCGCCGCTGCCGGCGTCGTGGCGCGAGGCCCGCGACCGCGCGCACGACGGCCCGCCCGCCTCGACCCGCCGACTCGATTATCACCTGCGGGCGACCTACCGCGGACTCGACGAGCTAACCCCGCTCGCGCTCGATTCCCGCATCGAGGCGGTCGATACGGGAGAGACCGTCGCCGTCCACACCGAGCGGTTCGCCCCGGCCGTGACGGAATTCGAAGCCGACGCCGACCGCGTCGCCCGGCTGGCGAGCGAGCGACTCGCCCGCGATACCGTCTCGTTTTGCGGCTACGAGATACCCGTCGTCCGCTACCGCGACGACACGCTCGGCACCGACAGCTTCACCCGCAAGTACGCCGTCGACGAGCCGCCGCTCCGGGCCGGCGACCGCGACCGCATCGACCGGTGTCGCCGCCATCTGCTCGCGACCGCCGACGAGTTCGACACCGCCGACCCCGACGCGGTCCGAGCGCGCGCCGCGGTGTTCTTCCGGCGCGACCTGTCGGCCGCCACGCCGGCGACGTGGCTCGCGACCGCCCGCGACCGGGTGCGCGACCTGCTCGCCGACCACGGACTCGCCGCGCCGGCCGTCGAGGCTCCCGTCCCCCCGGACCGCCTCGACGCCCTCTGTTACTACGTGCTCCGGGCGTTCGTCGGCGAGGGCCGGCTGACGATACCCCTGCGCGACGAGCGCGTCGAAACCGTCGCGGCCACCACCGACGGGCGAGTCACCGTCCGACACCGCGGCGACGAGGACCGGACCCGCCGGCTCCCGACGAACATCGCGTTCGACGCCGACGGCCTGCGCGAGCAGGTGCGGCGACTCGCCGCGGCCGGCGGTACCGACCTCTCGGCACGGCGGCCGACCGCCACCGTCACCGTCCGTCCCCAAGGGACCGACGCCGTGCTCGATTGCACGCTCGGGCTAGCACGCACGACCGACGCCGGCCCGCAGCTATCGGTTCGCCGTCGACCGGCCGACCCGCCGACGGCTCCAGACCTCGTCGCCGAGGACCGACTCCCCGCCGATGTGGCGGCGCTCTGTTGGCTCCTCGCCGAGAATCGCGGACGGGTCGCCGTCGTCGGTGAGCGCGGCGCCGGCAAGACCACCCTCCTGAACGCGCTCCTCCCCTTCGTCCCGCACGACCGCCGACCGGTCGTCGCCGGCGACACGGCGGGCGTCGCCGTCCCCCACGAGTCCTCGCTCCGACTCGCGACCCACGCGCACGCCGACTCCGAGCGCCGGGTCACGACGGCGGACGTGGGTGAAGAACTCGCCGCCCTGAACCCTGCCGTCACCGTGCTCGACGACGTGGACGGGCCGGCACGCGGCGACCTGCTCGCGGAACGGCTCACTGCCGGCGGGGGTGTCATCGCCACGCTCGACGCCCGGAGTCCCGACGCCCTTGCCTCTCGACTCGATGCGTGGACCGACGGCGCGGCCGCCGCCCGCGCCCTCGATACCGTCCTCGTCACTCGCCACGTCGACGGGAAACGCCGGGTCACCGCGGTCGGATATTTCGCCGGCGGTGACGATCCGTCATGGACCGAACTGTGGTCGCGCGATGGTGGCGAGGGCGTCTCGCTCGACGGGCGACTGTCGCGGCGACTCGCCAGCCGAACCGACCAGTCGACGGCCGACATCGAGACTGACCTCGCCCGGAAGCGTCGGTACGTCGAGTATCTCGTCGACGAGGGAATCGACACGCAGGCGGCGCTGTTCGACTTCCTCGCCGACCTCCACGAGGCCGAGGCGGCCACGGTAGAGCGGGTGGGCCACCGGCGCGACGCCTACCGGTAG
- a CDS encoding ABC transporter permease: MSWRPIARREFADVIEGRSMRAGMAFVAFVFVAGGYVAGGSPSGDVARYASQLSGLVPLVVTVFALLVGYRAIVADRAAGRLTLLLTLPHSRLDVLAGKFAARGTVVVGSILAGTVVGGWLVSYPFGTVDGATFLVYLGATLLFALALFAISLALSTLTASPRRATVGAFAVIVAVLFWRNLRGTFARVLDALGLATPAGGLPDWALFVYGAEPSLVYDRVVEGFVIGRDTGAFLGPDAPWYLGAEVAVVLLLAWFVGPLVGGYRRFRGTDL, from the coding sequence ATGTCGTGGCGACCGATTGCCCGCCGCGAGTTCGCCGACGTAATCGAGGGGCGGTCGATGCGCGCCGGCATGGCGTTCGTCGCGTTCGTGTTCGTCGCCGGAGGGTACGTCGCCGGCGGCAGTCCAAGCGGCGACGTGGCGAGGTACGCGAGCCAGCTGTCTGGGCTCGTCCCGCTCGTCGTCACGGTGTTCGCGCTGTTGGTCGGCTACCGCGCTATCGTGGCCGACCGCGCGGCCGGCCGGCTGACGCTCCTGCTCACGCTGCCACACTCTCGGCTGGACGTGCTCGCCGGGAAGTTCGCGGCCCGCGGGACCGTCGTCGTCGGCTCGATTCTCGCGGGCACAGTCGTCGGCGGCTGGCTCGTCTCCTACCCGTTCGGGACGGTCGACGGCGCGACCTTCCTCGTGTATCTCGGTGCGACGCTGCTGTTCGCCCTCGCCCTGTTCGCGATTTCGCTGGCGCTGTCGACGCTGACCGCCTCGCCGCGCCGGGCGACCGTCGGCGCGTTCGCCGTCATCGTCGCCGTCCTGTTCTGGCGGAACCTCCGGGGGACGTTCGCGCGCGTGCTTGACGCGCTGGGGCTGGCGACGCCCGCCGGCGGTCTGCCGGACTGGGCGCTGTTCGTCTACGGGGCGGAACCGTCGCTCGTCTACGACCGGGTGGTCGAGGGGTTCGTCATCGGGCGCGATACGGGGGCGTTCCTCGGTCCCGACGCGCCGTGGTATCTCGGCGCGGAGGTGGCCGTCGTGCTCCTGCTGGCGTGGTTCGTCGGCCCGCTCGTCGGTGGCTACCGTCGCTTCCGGGGGACGGACCTATGA
- the amrS gene encoding AmmeMemoRadiSam system radical SAM enzyme, whose translation MSTSPREVRSYDRRDGTVQCHDCPRECAIPDGETGACDVRVNDGGTLLLDSYGKAVATAVDPIEKKPLFHVAPGARLLSLAAKGCTFACEFCQNYEIALEHEGVPERDRPPETLATTVEDRGLDGIAYTYTEPTAFLEYALDTMDAAPDDALQVFVSNGYMTPETVDALAPRLDAINIDIKGDETFYREHIGAPDPEPIYDAVERFADRGVHVEVTNLIVPGYNDDEQTIRERMAWLHDAVGPETPVHFSRFRPAYQFRGVQPTPVETLERAMAIAREEGLAFVYCGNVSGHEAESTYCPECGRVLVRREGFTVESVTLGDGACPCGYEPPLVGTAREASPRRPFTA comes from the coding sequence ATGAGCACCAGCCCACGCGAGGTTCGCTCGTACGACCGACGAGATGGGACCGTCCAGTGTCACGACTGCCCGCGCGAGTGTGCGATTCCGGACGGCGAGACCGGTGCCTGTGACGTGCGGGTGAACGACGGCGGCACGCTGCTACTCGACAGCTACGGGAAGGCCGTCGCGACCGCTGTCGACCCAATCGAGAAGAAGCCGCTGTTTCACGTCGCGCCGGGCGCGCGACTGCTCTCGCTCGCGGCCAAGGGGTGTACCTTCGCCTGCGAGTTCTGTCAGAACTACGAGATTGCCCTCGAACACGAGGGGGTTCCGGAGCGCGACCGACCTCCCGAGACGCTCGCGACCACCGTCGAAGACAGGGGTCTCGACGGTATCGCGTACACCTACACGGAGCCGACGGCGTTTCTCGAATACGCACTCGACACGATGGACGCCGCTCCCGACGACGCGCTGCAGGTGTTCGTCTCGAACGGCTACATGACCCCCGAGACGGTCGACGCGCTCGCCCCGCGACTCGACGCCATCAACATCGACATCAAGGGCGACGAGACGTTTTACCGCGAGCACATCGGGGCGCCCGACCCCGAACCGATTTACGACGCCGTCGAGCGATTCGCCGACCGCGGCGTCCACGTCGAGGTGACCAACCTCATCGTGCCGGGGTACAACGACGACGAGCAGACGATTCGCGAGCGGATGGCGTGGCTCCACGACGCGGTCGGTCCCGAGACGCCCGTCCACTTCTCGCGGTTCCGTCCTGCCTATCAGTTCCGGGGCGTACAGCCGACGCCCGTCGAGACGCTGGAGCGTGCGATGGCGATTGCACGCGAGGAAGGACTGGCGTTCGTCTACTGCGGCAACGTCTCCGGCCACGAGGCCGAGTCAACCTACTGCCCCGAGTGTGGCCGCGTCCTCGTTCGCCGCGAGGGGTTCACCGTCGAATCGGTCACCCTCGGCGACGGTGCGTGTCCCTGCGGCTACGAGCCGCCGCTCGTCGGTACCGCACGCGAAGCGTCCCCTCGTCGACCATTCACAGCATGA
- a CDS encoding DUF5789 family protein has translation MRPTETRQVFEAELTYPTTRRAAIEQVGGYELEAPTGEATLLATALRECPEREFDSATGLYAELMSFLDSAFVGRVGYDDRGGLHQNWTAMSL, from the coding sequence ATGCGCCCAACCGAGACGCGGCAGGTGTTCGAAGCGGAGTTGACGTATCCGACGACGCGCCGGGCCGCAATCGAACAGGTCGGCGGGTACGAACTCGAAGCGCCGACCGGCGAGGCGACGCTGTTGGCGACCGCCCTGCGCGAGTGTCCGGAACGCGAGTTCGACAGCGCCACAGGGCTGTACGCCGAGCTGATGTCGTTTCTCGACTCGGCGTTCGTCGGTAGAGTCGGCTACGACGACCGCGGCGGGCTCCACCAGAACTGGACGGCCATGTCGCTGTGA
- a CDS encoding ABC transporter ATP-binding protein produces MPAIRAQDVTKRYGSVTAVDRIDLTVEEGEVFGFLGHNGAGKSTTINMLLDFARPTKGTIEVFGKDCQTDSVAAREHMGVLPEGYAVYDSLTGREHVEFAMESKGVDDEPFDVLDRVDITHAADRPAGGYSKGMAQRLVLGMALVGSPDLLVLDEPTSGLDPNGAKAMREIIREENERGTTVFFSSHVLEQVEAVADRVGIMHHGKLAAVDTIEGLRETAGGGTKLLITVDTPDESHVETIEATDGVDSAWLDEDGQFVVTCENDAKLDVLIALEERGVDVVDFSTEEASLEDLFVEYTRGTA; encoded by the coding sequence ATGCCAGCGATACGCGCACAGGACGTGACCAAGCGGTACGGCTCGGTGACGGCCGTCGACCGTATCGACCTCACCGTCGAGGAGGGTGAGGTGTTCGGCTTCCTCGGCCACAACGGCGCGGGCAAATCCACGACTATCAACATGCTGTTGGACTTCGCCCGCCCGACCAAGGGGACCATCGAGGTGTTCGGGAAGGACTGTCAGACCGACAGCGTCGCCGCCCGCGAACACATGGGCGTGCTCCCGGAGGGGTACGCCGTCTACGACTCCTTGACCGGGCGCGAACACGTCGAGTTCGCCATGGAGTCGAAAGGCGTGGACGACGAGCCGTTCGACGTGCTCGACCGCGTCGACATCACGCACGCGGCCGACCGCCCCGCCGGCGGCTACTCGAAGGGGATGGCCCAACGGCTCGTGCTCGGGATGGCACTCGTCGGCAGTCCGGACCTGCTCGTCTTGGACGAGCCGACGAGCGGCTTGGACCCGAACGGCGCGAAGGCGATGCGAGAGATCATCCGCGAGGAGAACGAGCGCGGCACGACCGTCTTCTTCTCCTCGCACGTCCTCGAACAGGTGGAGGCCGTCGCCGACCGCGTCGGCATCATGCACCACGGCAAGCTCGCGGCCGTCGACACCATCGAGGGGTTGCGCGAGACGGCCGGCGGCGGGACGAAACTCCTCATCACCGTCGATACGCCCGACGAGTCGCACGTCGAGACCATCGAGGCGACCGACGGCGTCGACTCGGCGTGGCTCGACGAGGACGGCCAGTTCGTCGTCACCTGCGAGAACGACGCGAAGCTGGACGTGCTCATCGCGCTCGAAGAGCGGGGCGTCGACGTGGTGGACTTCTCGACGGAGGAGGCATCGCTCGAAGACCTGTTCGTCGAGTACACGCGGGGCACGGCCTGA